From Nocardioides daedukensis, the proteins below share one genomic window:
- a CDS encoding YciI family protein produces the protein MKRYLFLIAYEPGGWDQASVEEQQVFVDQHQAFSDYLAQHGREISAAALAGADTATTVRHESGELAVSDGPFAETVEMIGGYYDAELPDLDHATAAAALLPVCYSVEIRPTVAIGQ, from the coding sequence ATGAAGCGCTACCTGTTCCTGATCGCCTACGAGCCCGGCGGGTGGGACCAGGCCTCCGTCGAGGAACAGCAGGTCTTCGTCGACCAGCACCAGGCATTCTCCGACTACTTGGCTCAACACGGCCGGGAGATCAGTGCGGCCGCGCTCGCCGGGGCCGACACCGCCACCACGGTGCGCCACGAGTCGGGGGAGCTGGCCGTGAGTGACGGCCCGTTCGCAGAGACCGTCGAGATGATCGGTGGTTACTACGACGCCGAGCTGCCCGACCTGGACCACGCGACGGCGGCTGCTGCCCTACTGCCGGTCTGCTATTCGGTGGAGATCCGGCCGACAGTGGCCATCGGGCAGTGA
- a CDS encoding YciI family protein, translated as MRRYLILLPAPEAEWAKLPPEEHQKGMASHGQFHEDLAAGGHRIIAVSPLEPSALATSMRPDGNGGATVTDGPFTESVEQIVGFYLIESDNEDELRELCTRFASRGELIEFRRLPE; from the coding sequence ATGCGTCGCTACCTGATCCTGCTGCCTGCACCGGAGGCGGAGTGGGCGAAGCTGCCGCCCGAGGAGCACCAGAAGGGGATGGCATCGCACGGCCAGTTCCACGAGGACCTCGCCGCAGGTGGACACCGGATCATCGCGGTCAGCCCGCTCGAACCCTCGGCCCTGGCCACGTCGATGCGCCCCGACGGCAACGGTGGGGCAACCGTCACCGACGGCCCGTTCACGGAGTCCGTCGAGCAGATCGTCGGCTTCTACCTCATCGAGTCCGACAACGAGGACGAGCTGCGTGAGCTCTGCACCCGGTTCGCATCGCGCGGTGAGCTCATCGAGTTCCGCCGCCTCCCCGAGTGA
- a CDS encoding acyl-CoA dehydrogenase family protein, which translates to MGSDIRASNNQAPPLIGHNVVTSDHALTDAISRHAGADVVGELIDLGAEAGTEEAREHGMLANKFHPELVNYDRFGNRVDEVEFHPSWHWLMERAVGHALAAAPWESDHPHAHVRRAAGFFAWSQTEPGHGCPISMTYAAVPALRADEAVAKQWTPLLASTSYDPGLRNPADKKGALAGMGMTEKQGGSDVRANVTEARPTSSDGNYTLHGHKWFTSAPMNDMFLVLAQAEQGVTCFVVPRVLEDGTRNQLDVVRLKDKLGNRSNASSELEFNGTWAHRLGDEGRGVRTIIEMVAATRLDCVLGSASLMRRSLAEASWHVAHRSAFGGLLADKPLMQNVIADLAVESEAATALAIRLAAAVDNPNDPHEAAFRRIALPLAKFWVCKRTPFMVAEALECLGGNGYVEESGLPLLFRESPLNSVWEGSGNVNALDVLRALTREPEALNAWITEVGKAHGADPRLDAAVQHALEMLGDTASLEVGARRLAGLMAACLQGSLLVRFAPAEIADAFCASRLGTSYNGTFGTLQGADFRSIVERTTPTI; encoded by the coding sequence ATGGGCTCCGACATTCGTGCAAGCAACAATCAGGCACCCCCACTGATAGGTCACAACGTGGTCACCTCCGACCACGCGCTCACCGACGCGATCAGTCGTCACGCCGGCGCCGACGTGGTCGGCGAGCTGATCGACCTCGGCGCCGAGGCCGGCACCGAGGAGGCGCGCGAGCACGGCATGCTGGCCAACAAGTTCCATCCCGAACTGGTCAACTACGACCGGTTCGGCAACCGGGTCGACGAGGTGGAGTTCCACCCCTCCTGGCACTGGTTGATGGAGCGGGCCGTCGGGCACGCCCTCGCCGCAGCCCCGTGGGAATCGGACCACCCGCACGCGCACGTACGTCGTGCCGCGGGGTTCTTCGCCTGGTCGCAGACCGAGCCCGGTCATGGTTGCCCGATCTCGATGACCTATGCCGCGGTCCCGGCCCTGCGTGCCGACGAGGCCGTCGCCAAGCAGTGGACTCCCCTGCTCGCCTCGACCAGCTATGACCCCGGCCTGCGGAACCCGGCGGACAAGAAGGGCGCGCTGGCCGGGATGGGGATGACCGAGAAGCAGGGCGGCTCGGACGTCCGCGCAAATGTCACCGAGGCACGGCCGACCTCGTCCGACGGCAACTACACGTTGCACGGGCACAAGTGGTTCACCTCGGCACCGATGAACGACATGTTCCTGGTCCTGGCCCAGGCCGAGCAGGGAGTCACCTGCTTCGTCGTACCGCGGGTCCTCGAGGACGGGACCCGCAACCAGCTCGACGTCGTACGCCTCAAGGACAAGCTCGGCAACCGCTCCAACGCCTCCTCCGAGCTGGAGTTCAACGGCACTTGGGCGCATCGTCTGGGCGACGAGGGTCGTGGTGTGCGCACCATCATCGAGATGGTTGCCGCGACCCGGCTCGACTGCGTGCTCGGCTCGGCATCGTTGATGCGACGCTCCTTGGCCGAGGCCTCGTGGCACGTCGCGCACCGCTCGGCGTTCGGTGGGCTCTTGGCCGACAAGCCGTTGATGCAGAACGTGATCGCCGACCTCGCCGTCGAGTCGGAGGCCGCCACCGCGCTGGCGATCCGCCTGGCGGCCGCCGTGGACAACCCGAATGACCCCCACGAGGCAGCGTTCCGCAGGATCGCGCTTCCGCTGGCGAAGTTCTGGGTCTGCAAGCGGACTCCGTTCATGGTCGCCGAGGCGCTGGAGTGCCTGGGTGGCAACGGGTATGTCGAGGAGTCGGGTCTCCCGCTGCTCTTCCGCGAGTCGCCCCTCAACTCGGTCTGGGAGGGCTCGGGCAACGTCAACGCCCTCGACGTGCTCCGCGCACTGACCCGCGAGCCCGAGGCCCTCAATGCGTGGATCACCGAGGTCGGCAAGGCGCACGGCGCCGACCCGCGGCTCGATGCTGCGGTCCAGCACGCCCTGGAGATGCTCGGGGACACCGCATCGCTCGAGGTCGGCGCGCGCCGGTTGGCCGGCCTGATGGCTGCCTGCCTGCAGGGCTCGTTGCTGGTCCGCTTCGCACCTGCGGAGATCGCGGACGCGTTCTGCGCCTCGCGCCTGGGTACGTCGTACAACGGGACGTTCGGCACGCTGCAGGGCGCGGACTTCCGCTCGATCGTCGAGCGCACCACGCCGACGATCTGA
- a CDS encoding YihY/virulence factor BrkB family protein, with translation MPSSTAKNQRGLLAKAMHLLWRLVVTTVASCMRYRVTGLAAEAAFFAILSMPPLIFALTGAIGYVGETFTSAQVEDMRQAVITLSSRALTESAVDNIIVPTFDDVIEGGRFDVISIGFVLALWSGSRALNVFVDTITIMHGLGGQRGIIRTRALSFSLYVLGLITGMVAIPLIIAGPKLVGSWLPSQFDPLYKLYWPTIVVLCICFLTTLYHVSVPVRTAWRYNLPGAVFSLTTWIVGSFFLRWVLTTTAADSRSIFGPLAAPIAVLLWLYIVSIAVLIGAALNAACDAVFPQNSTSKARTELLKKLNQVLPSRITDRIGRTEPVAHDVPEDRGPRPTPDKPSVPD, from the coding sequence ATGCCCTCGTCGACCGCCAAGAACCAACGCGGTCTGCTGGCGAAGGCGATGCATCTGTTGTGGCGGTTGGTGGTCACCACCGTCGCCTCCTGCATGCGCTATCGGGTCACCGGGCTGGCCGCCGAGGCCGCCTTCTTCGCGATCCTGTCGATGCCGCCGCTGATCTTCGCGCTGACCGGCGCCATCGGCTACGTGGGGGAGACGTTCACCTCTGCGCAGGTCGAGGACATGCGCCAGGCCGTGATCACCCTGTCCAGCCGGGCGCTGACCGAGAGCGCGGTCGACAACATCATCGTGCCGACCTTCGATGACGTGATCGAGGGCGGACGTTTCGACGTCATCTCGATCGGCTTCGTGCTGGCCTTGTGGTCCGGGTCCCGGGCGCTCAACGTCTTCGTGGACACGATCACGATCATGCACGGGCTGGGCGGGCAGCGCGGGATCATTCGGACCCGGGCGCTGTCGTTCAGCCTCTATGTCCTCGGGCTGATCACCGGGATGGTCGCGATCCCGTTGATCATCGCCGGCCCGAAGCTCGTGGGCAGCTGGCTGCCGAGCCAGTTCGACCCGCTCTACAAGCTCTACTGGCCGACCATAGTCGTGCTGTGCATCTGCTTCCTCACCACGCTCTACCACGTGTCGGTGCCCGTACGGACGGCTTGGCGCTACAACCTGCCCGGCGCTGTGTTCAGCCTGACCACCTGGATCGTCGGCTCCTTCTTCCTGCGCTGGGTGCTGACCACCACCGCGGCGGACTCCCGCTCGATCTTCGGCCCGCTCGCCGCGCCGATCGCTGTGCTGCTGTGGCTCTACATCGTCTCGATCGCAGTCCTGATCGGTGCCGCGCTCAATGCCGCCTGCGATGCGGTCTTCCCGCAGAACTCGACGTCGAAGGCGCGCACCGAGCTGTTGAAGAAGCTCAACCAGGTGCTTCCCTCACGGATCACCGACCGGATCGGGCGAACCGAGCCCGTGGCACACGACGTACCCGAGGATCGTGGGCCGCGTCCCACCCCCGACAAGCCGTCCGTGCCAGACTGA
- a CDS encoding potassium channel family protein, whose translation MEEKTTSRTTPAGVALPARARSPWWELSRRLLLALGILFGTVLLVWLDREGYRDANDPTGAVDLIDAIYYTTVTLSTTGYGDITPVSSQARMINALVITPARIGFLVLLIGTTIEVLANQGREMFRIARWRKNMDNHVVVIGYGTKGRSAADTLIQNGLDPESIVVVDPRPSAREEANSDGLAVIAGDATRREVLRRARAEKASQVIITTDHDANTMMATLTVRQINPGAYIVAAVREQDNVPLVRQSGADAVVTSSEAVGRLLGLSSLSPTLGEVMEDLMTYGAGLEVAERDLLVSEVGKQPQRLPDQVIAVVRDEQVYRYFDPVVTQLARGDRLIVVRPSKEQPWAPRPGTNFEDTAEDD comes from the coding sequence ATGGAGGAGAAGACAACCTCGCGCACCACCCCGGCCGGGGTCGCCCTTCCCGCCCGCGCGCGCTCTCCCTGGTGGGAGCTGAGCCGTCGGCTGCTGCTCGCGCTCGGGATCCTGTTCGGGACCGTGCTGCTGGTGTGGCTGGACCGCGAGGGCTATCGCGACGCGAATGACCCCACCGGGGCGGTCGACCTGATCGACGCGATCTACTACACGACCGTCACCCTGAGCACGACCGGGTACGGCGACATCACGCCCGTCTCCTCGCAGGCCAGGATGATCAACGCGCTCGTCATCACCCCGGCCCGGATCGGGTTCCTGGTCCTGCTGATCGGCACGACCATCGAGGTCCTGGCCAACCAAGGCCGGGAGATGTTCCGGATCGCCCGCTGGAGGAAGAACATGGACAACCACGTCGTCGTGATCGGCTATGGCACCAAGGGCCGCAGTGCTGCCGACACCTTGATCCAGAACGGCCTCGACCCGGAGTCGATCGTCGTGGTCGACCCGCGACCCAGTGCCCGCGAGGAGGCCAACTCCGACGGCCTCGCGGTGATCGCAGGTGACGCCACCCGCCGTGAGGTGCTGCGCCGGGCCCGGGCCGAGAAGGCGAGCCAGGTGATCATCACGACCGATCACGACGCCAACACGATGATGGCCACCCTGACCGTCCGCCAGATCAATCCGGGGGCCTACATCGTCGCCGCCGTCCGCGAGCAGGACAACGTGCCCCTGGTGCGTCAGTCCGGCGCGGACGCCGTCGTGACCTCCAGCGAAGCAGTCGGGCGGCTGCTCGGTCTCTCCTCCCTCTCGCCGACTCTCGGTGAGGTGATGGAGGACCTGATGACCTATGGCGCAGGACTGGAGGTCGCCGAGCGGGACCTCCTGGTCAGCGAGGTCGGCAAGCAGCCCCAGCGTCTTCCCGACCAGGTGATCGCCGTGGTGCGTGACGAACAGGTCTACCGCTACTTCGACCCGGTGGTCACCCAGCTCGCGCGCGGTGACCGGCTGATCGTCGTACGCCCCTCCAAGGAGCAGCCCTGGGCGCCGCGACCGGGGACCAACTTCGAGGACACTGCCGAGGACGACTGA
- a CDS encoding aminotransferase class IV has product MRAWVNGRILDNPADPAITVSDHGFTVGDGVFEAVKVVDGQPFALTRHLDRLAVSARGLGLPAVDDALVRRAVAESLEGQDLTLGRLRITYTGGVAPLGSGRGDAPPTLTCVAAAMDPYPPSTSLVTVPWPRNERGALAGLKTTSYAENVVALAHAAEQGATEALFVNLAGHICEGTGSNIFYVVDGELRTPTLASGCLAGVTRKLVLEWFGGVEVDEPSAVLERASEIFLVSTTRDVQAVHTLDGRSYPDPGPVTAEAAKVWALKEAEHADP; this is encoded by the coding sequence ATGCGAGCTTGGGTGAACGGACGGATCCTCGACAATCCCGCTGATCCTGCGATCACGGTCTCCGACCATGGCTTCACGGTGGGCGACGGCGTCTTCGAGGCGGTGAAGGTGGTCGACGGCCAGCCGTTCGCGTTGACCCGCCACCTGGACCGGCTCGCCGTCTCGGCGCGCGGGCTCGGTCTCCCGGCCGTCGACGACGCGTTGGTGCGACGAGCAGTCGCCGAGTCCCTCGAAGGCCAGGATCTGACGCTGGGCCGGCTGCGGATCACCTACACGGGAGGCGTCGCGCCCCTGGGCAGCGGCCGTGGCGATGCCCCGCCGACCCTGACGTGCGTTGCCGCCGCGATGGACCCCTACCCGCCCAGCACTTCTCTGGTCACGGTGCCTTGGCCCCGCAACGAGCGGGGAGCGCTCGCCGGCCTGAAGACCACGTCGTACGCAGAGAACGTGGTCGCGCTGGCCCATGCCGCCGAGCAGGGCGCGACCGAGGCGCTGTTCGTCAACCTCGCCGGGCACATCTGCGAGGGCACCGGGAGCAACATCTTCTACGTCGTCGACGGCGAACTGCGTACGCCGACCCTGGCCAGCGGCTGTCTCGCCGGGGTGACCCGCAAGCTGGTGCTGGAGTGGTTCGGGGGAGTCGAGGTCGACGAGCCGAGCGCCGTGCTCGAGCGCGCCAGTGAGATCTTCCTGGTCTCGACCACTCGAGACGTCCAAGCAGTGCACACCCTCGACGGGCGCAGCTATCCCGACCCCGGACCTGTCACTGCCGAGGCTGCGAAGGTGTGGGCGCTGAAGGAGGCCGAGCACGCCGATCCGTGA
- a CDS encoding SsgA family sporulation/cell division regulator: MLNDGESRSTSQQIDHQISQDIVLRCVDADGRTMALTTTFGYAPSDPFAVTATFRTAWREVVWTFARELLSQGQNEPAGDGDVHIWPCLDAEGRAIVIIELASPDGELLVQAPARDVSAFLGRTHALVPNGTESAHIDVDDLIDQLLAI, from the coding sequence ATGCTGAACGACGGCGAGTCTCGGTCCACCAGCCAGCAGATCGACCATCAGATCAGCCAGGACATCGTCCTGCGTTGCGTCGATGCCGATGGCCGGACGATGGCCCTCACCACGACGTTCGGCTATGCGCCCAGCGACCCCTTCGCAGTGACCGCGACCTTCCGGACCGCGTGGCGCGAGGTCGTGTGGACCTTCGCTCGCGAGCTGCTCTCACAAGGACAGAACGAACCCGCCGGCGACGGCGACGTACACATCTGGCCGTGCCTGGACGCTGAGGGCCGCGCGATCGTGATCATCGAGCTGGCCTCACCCGACGGCGAGCTGTTGGTGCAGGCGCCGGCGCGCGACGTGTCCGCCTTCCTCGGTCGTACACACGCTCTGGTTCCGAACGGAACCGAGTCCGCACACATCGACGTCGACGACCTGATCGACCAGCTGCTGGCGATCTGA
- a CDS encoding DUF3253 domain-containing protein, which produces MPDSPDVERTPDGHYLVIDGRRWRASDPGIPDALRQELVDELMAARRAVRTQGDEARPRVNDAKVALGERGRAWWEQPTEDESAERIAATIRALLRKRDGSSICPSDAARVVGGESWRERLDQVRAVAGEMAARGVVVVTKGEEQVTVKAPGPIRLRRGPGFDARSDQGSPHP; this is translated from the coding sequence ATGCCTGACTCCCCGGACGTCGAACGCACTCCCGACGGGCACTACCTGGTCATCGACGGGCGACGCTGGCGCGCCAGCGACCCCGGGATCCCCGATGCCTTGCGCCAGGAGCTGGTCGATGAGCTGATGGCAGCCCGTCGCGCCGTACGCACCCAAGGTGACGAGGCACGCCCCCGCGTCAACGACGCCAAGGTGGCGCTCGGCGAGCGGGGACGAGCGTGGTGGGAGCAGCCCACGGAGGACGAGTCGGCCGAACGGATAGCTGCCACGATCAGGGCTCTTCTGCGAAAGCGCGACGGCAGCTCCATCTGTCCCAGTGACGCCGCTCGTGTGGTCGGTGGTGAGTCCTGGCGCGAGCGGTTGGATCAGGTACGTGCGGTGGCAGGCGAGATGGCGGCACGCGGGGTGGTCGTGGTGACCAAGGGGGAGGAGCAGGTCACCGTGAAGGCCCCGGGGCCGATCAGGTTGCGCCGTGGTCCTGGGTTCGACGCTCGGTCCGATCAGGGATCCCCTCACCCCTAG
- a CDS encoding ABC transporter ATP-binding protein, with the protein MTKKESLLRVRGLRMAYGEYDVLRGLDFDVAAGSATVLVGRNGVGKSTVLRLVTGVEEPSAGTIELSGAPLDERSALVRAQLAVVMDDMDFFPDLSVVEHLDLIARAHRVESPDEVVDDVLSDVGLVPQAGQLPGSLSSGQRRRLGLASAFVRPRRFLILDEPEQRLDAQGLEWLVGRLVAEKKAGLGILFASHSPVLVDAVADRVVNLDEVMPRDGDAGVAKDQTSDVEEADS; encoded by the coding sequence GTGACCAAGAAGGAAAGCCTCCTGCGGGTTCGTGGGCTGCGGATGGCCTACGGCGAGTACGACGTGTTGCGCGGGCTGGACTTCGACGTCGCCGCCGGCAGCGCCACCGTGCTGGTGGGCCGCAACGGCGTCGGCAAGTCGACGGTGCTGCGCCTGGTCACCGGCGTCGAGGAACCCTCCGCGGGCACGATCGAGCTGTCGGGAGCTCCGCTCGACGAGCGCTCGGCCCTGGTCCGGGCCCAGCTGGCCGTGGTGATGGACGACATGGACTTCTTCCCCGACCTCAGCGTGGTCGAGCACCTGGACCTGATTGCGCGTGCGCATCGGGTCGAGTCCCCGGACGAGGTCGTTGACGATGTTCTCAGTGATGTGGGCCTGGTCCCGCAGGCTGGGCAGTTGCCCGGTTCCCTCTCCTCGGGGCAGAGGCGTCGGCTCGGACTCGCCAGTGCGTTCGTCCGGCCCCGCCGGTTCCTGATCCTCGACGAACCCGAGCAGCGTCTGGACGCGCAAGGCCTCGAGTGGCTCGTCGGTCGACTCGTCGCCGAGAAGAAGGCCGGGCTCGGCATCCTCTTCGCCAGCCATTCCCCGGTGCTGGTCGATGCGGTCGCGGACCGGGTGGTCAACCTGGACGAGGTCATGCCGCGCGACGGGGACGCGGGCGTCGCCAAGGATCAGACGTCCGACGTCGAGGAGGCGGACTCCTGA
- a CDS encoding DUF6297 family protein gives MRHWRRAHVTRPLSDIVSDGYVAIFSVLMLGSMLVSVLLGVAALSDELCTSTACRQGRSLLPHLTTTGALVAVLALARMFGPVFATPATSSWLLTTTADRGALLRPRLWGWAVLAAIAAGLLAAAATLLGGFGTPAMLGYSVFAAVLATAVVALAGLSQASPRWPARSLTWALAGLVWLVLLLLALERAPLLATPASVATPAMAAGAVTGVLTVALLVLALRRVARLRRRDVAAGGSLAPGLSGAMATLDLALMYDVLLGHRWRAKGSVTPRRGGPSGVGALVWADVLRLRRSPRWVVLIAASVVVPYAVGVTGAERIVFLVGALVGFVTCLPLLASLRVLSRSSSVLRNFPFPVPRTRAAALVVPLVLLALHGLATIPVLHSALGLRWDEAAACGIASGLCALAAATRWVTGRPPDFGRPLVSSPAGGVPTNLYGSILRGFDILLLTAAPVLLAPGTTAAMVSVTLSVIVLAVLTGRE, from the coding sequence ATGCGGCACTGGCGCCGGGCACACGTCACCAGGCCGTTGAGTGACATCGTCAGCGACGGCTATGTCGCGATCTTCTCGGTCCTCATGCTCGGCTCCATGCTGGTAAGCGTGCTCCTGGGCGTTGCAGCGCTCTCCGACGAGCTGTGCACATCGACTGCGTGCAGGCAGGGGAGATCCCTGCTGCCACATCTGACCACCACCGGTGCGCTGGTCGCCGTACTCGCTCTCGCCCGCATGTTCGGCCCGGTCTTCGCCACCCCCGCGACCTCCTCGTGGCTGCTCACCACTACCGCGGATCGGGGTGCGTTGCTGCGCCCACGGTTGTGGGGATGGGCCGTGCTCGCGGCGATCGCGGCCGGACTGCTTGCTGCAGCCGCGACGCTCCTGGGTGGGTTCGGCACCCCGGCAATGCTCGGCTATTCGGTGTTCGCGGCGGTGCTTGCCACTGCGGTGGTCGCTCTGGCCGGCCTCTCCCAAGCCAGTCCACGTTGGCCGGCACGATCCCTGACCTGGGCTCTTGCTGGCCTGGTGTGGCTGGTCTTGTTGTTGCTGGCGCTCGAGCGCGCTCCGTTGCTCGCGACGCCTGCATCGGTGGCGACCCCAGCCATGGCCGCCGGGGCTGTGACAGGTGTGCTCACCGTTGCGCTGCTCGTGCTGGCGTTGCGGCGGGTGGCCCGATTGCGACGCCGCGACGTCGCGGCGGGCGGTAGCCTCGCGCCCGGTCTGTCCGGTGCAATGGCGACCCTCGACCTGGCGCTGATGTATGACGTCCTGCTCGGCCACCGCTGGCGGGCCAAGGGTTCAGTGACGCCTCGGCGAGGTGGACCGAGCGGCGTGGGTGCGTTGGTCTGGGCCGACGTCCTGCGACTGCGCCGTAGCCCGCGGTGGGTCGTGCTGATCGCCGCCTCCGTGGTCGTTCCCTATGCCGTTGGCGTCACCGGAGCCGAGCGGATCGTCTTCCTCGTCGGCGCACTGGTCGGGTTCGTGACCTGCCTTCCCCTGCTGGCATCCCTGCGGGTGCTGAGCCGCTCGTCCAGCGTCCTGCGCAACTTTCCCTTCCCCGTACCCCGCACCCGGGCGGCTGCTCTCGTGGTCCCCCTGGTGCTCCTCGCGCTGCACGGCCTGGCCACCATCCCGGTGCTCCACTCCGCGCTGGGACTGCGTTGGGACGAGGCCGCGGCCTGCGGGATCGCCTCGGGACTCTGCGCCCTGGCGGCCGCGACCCGCTGGGTGACCGGACGCCCGCCCGACTTCGGGCGACCGCTCGTGTCGAGTCCTGCCGGCGGTGTGCCCACGAACCTCTATGGCAGCATCCTGCGCGGTTTCGACATCCTGTTGCTCACGGCGGCACCGGTCCTGTTGGCGCCCGGAACGACGGCGGCGATGGTCTCGGTGACGCTGTCGGTGATTGTCCTGGCGGTGCTCACTGGCCGGGAATGA